In Bacteroidota bacterium, one DNA window encodes the following:
- a CDS encoding retropepsin-like aspartic protease, protein MQRKKITLIPLQLLQFDESSCHLLTTIKANGEPCNLLLDTGASKTVFDKKAAQKFTKTKKLKILDDPAIGLGTQNHEVSEATFETLQLGSMILKNRACGVVDMTHVVKLYKQTVKVTLHGVLGSDILLEYGAVIDYRDLSLKLSKDK, encoded by the coding sequence ATGCAACGCAAAAAAATTACCCTTATACCCTTACAATTATTACAGTTTGATGAAAGTTCTTGTCACCTGCTGACTACCATAAAAGCCAATGGAGAACCTTGTAATTTGTTATTAGACACTGGAGCTTCAAAAACAGTGTTTGATAAAAAGGCTGCTCAAAAATTCACCAAAACTAAAAAACTCAAAATACTTGACGACCCTGCCATTGGATTAGGAACCCAGAACCATGAAGTATCGGAGGCTACATTCGAAACCTTGCAATTGGGAAGTATGATATTAAAAAATAGGGCATGTGGTGTAGTGGATATGACCCATGTGGTGAAGCTATATAAGCAAACTGTGAAGGTAACACTTCACGGAGTTTTGGGAAGCGATATTTTGCTCGAATATGGAGCGGTGATTGATTACCGAGACCTCAGCCTGAAACTGAGTAAGGATAAATAA